In Solimonas sp. K1W22B-7, the DNA window CAAGGACACCACCCTGGCCCTGATGCTGGCCGCGCAGAAGCGCGGCTGGCAGCTGCGCTACCTGGAAATGGGCGACCTGTGGCTGCGCGACGGCGTCGCCCGCGGCCGGGTGCGGCCGCTCACCGTGTTCGACGACAGGAAGCACTGGTTCGAACTGGGCGAGGCGCAGGACATCGCCCTGGGCGAGCTGGACGCGATCCTGATGCGCAAGGACCCGCCCTTCGACCTGGAGTACATCACCGCCACCTATATATTGGAGCGCGCCGAGGACCAGGGCGCCCTGGTGGTGAACAGGCCGCGCTCGCTGCGCGACGCCAACGAGAAGGTCTTCATCTCCTGGTTCTCGCAGTGCTGCGCGCCGACCCTGGTCAGCCGCGACGAGGCCCAGCTCAAGGCCTTCCACGCCGAGCACGGCGACGTCGTGCTCAAGCCGCTGGACGGCATGGGCGGCGCCGGCATCTTCCGCGTCGGCAGCGACGGCCTGAACCTGGGCGCGGTGATCGAAACCCTGACCGACAACGGCCGCCGCAGCATCATGGCGCAGCGCTACCTGCCGCAGATCGCCAACGGCGACACCCGCGTGCTGGTGATCGACGGCGAGCCGGTGCCCTATGGCCTGGCGCGCATTCCCAAGGCCGGCGAAACCCGCGGCAACCTCGCCGCCGGCGGCCGCGGCGAAGCCCGGCCGCTGACCGAGCGCCAGCGCTGGCTGGCCGCACAGGTGGGGCCGAAGCTCAAGGAAATGGGACTGCTCTTCGTCGGCCTGGACGTGATCGGCGATTACCTGACCGAGATCAACGTCACCTCGCCCACCTGCGCCCGCGAGATCGACGCCGC includes these proteins:
- the gshB gene encoding glutathione synthase, with protein sequence MSRTLGVVMDPIGSIKPYKDTTLALMLAAQKRGWQLRYLEMGDLWLRDGVARGRVRPLTVFDDRKHWFELGEAQDIALGELDAILMRKDPPFDLEYITATYILERAEDQGALVVNRPRSLRDANEKVFISWFSQCCAPTLVSRDEAQLKAFHAEHGDVVLKPLDGMGGAGIFRVGSDGLNLGAVIETLTDNGRRSIMAQRYLPQIANGDTRVLVIDGEPVPYGLARIPKAGETRGNLAAGGRGEARPLTERQRWLAAQVGPKLKEMGLLFVGLDVIGDYLTEINVTSPTCAREIDAAFGTDIGDMAIKAIEARLA